The genomic window CTACATCTCCCACAATTGTCATAAGCCTAGAGTTGGAAATGTCTCAAATTAATCATGTAGGTGGGGATAATCAAATAGCAAGTATTTTGATCTCATTTACTTGTTTTAGGTTAATTTCTAAGGTGTTCAAGAAATTTGCAAGGTGTTTGGTTAACGCAAGGAGGTAGGTGTCCCTAAATACTCCCTTCTTCTCTATAAAGGCATTGTCATCTTATATATGGTTAGAtcttatcagatctgattattattatgAGAATGcccttataatttttatagtaagaTTTATTATTGTTAATGAATAAAACCTTCATTTCTGAACTAGTATGTTAAGCGAGTTATGATTCTATCTCTATAATAGTTGACGATTGGTTGTCCTTATTATGTTGGGTATGTTGATTGTGTGTGCATGAATTTCATAACTAGCCTCGTGAGATTGATGCCCAGTCATGGGGTATAAGCATGACACAAGACTGCTGCCTAGCAATAGGGTATATAAACTAATTAATTTTTGTATGTGTATATCCTTCAAAATATGCCttattgcttatttttatttcagaagTTGTTATTGGTATATGATTGGTGTGCAATGAAGTATCATTTTGCATAATGCACAATCCTTAATGCCCAATCATCCTTATTTCCTTAGTTAATGCATTGCTAATTGCTATTTTTTCACTAATAACTACATAAAAATTTCTCCTTTGAAGGGGCCCATAACCTCCCGGATGTGTCATTTATGAAACATTTCATGctacttttttttttcacaaatcgATCAAAGAACATAAGCTAAAAGCCGTTAAACAACCACTTCCATGCTGGCAATAGCTAATTCGCTCAATTTGACTCATCTTGAAACTGGCTCATCATGACATTCTCAATTCTGCCATTAAAGACATCCATAAAAATCTTGTGCCAGCCTATCCATTTTTTGCAGTAGTAAAAGGTCAAGGAAATTCATCTGAAGGGAAACTTATGGGTTAGCTGCTTCATATAATTTCCTAACAGCTATACATTGTcttcttttcacttttttttgaTCCATAACAAATACAATTTTAGTAGATAAAGTATTGCTATAATAAAACTAAATTTTATATAGAACACCACTGGAAGGGGGTTAAGTAGTGCCGGGTGAGAGCCAATCACCTGGACTGGTGAAGTGGGAAGTGATAGGATGGGATATCTTTAGCAGGGAAAATATTTCAGGGCACCCATTATGTGCACATGAATTGTTCACGAGGTCTGTAACTGTTGATTTGTCGACCTCATCATTGACCAACAATAAATCTACAAGTTACACTAATTATCTCTTATCATATGGTAAGAGAATTGTTCATATGCATGAAAGGTGTGCAACATAGCATTACTCATTTAGCATTGTTATTTTATATCAATTAATCTTAGCATGGCTATAGGAGCGTTTAATGGAAGCTCTTTCTGGCCAtcatatgaaatattattttgcTGGCTGATCACTAACCAGCAATCTAACTTTTGATGCAGCAGATTTGAACACCACTGCCAAACACTTCCCATCATGATGAACTTCCTTCACACTTCTCAGTGATCTTCATCATCCACCACAAATGTCTCTGTTCTATCGTTTTATTTGACCTAGTGgtcttttttccccttttctttttgagTGAAACTATGCACTATATTAGTAAATTATACTCTGGTTTTAGGGCAACATAATTGATTAGGTTGTGATTATTTTGGTTAATGGTGCAATTGAGACCATATTTGTAGCTGAATATCTGATTTTGATTCTCCTTCAGGGCATTTCATCGAAAAAGATTTTCATTCAGGGCATGCATAGTAAGTGCTTTTGCTTTAGCTAAATGGAGGTAGCAGAACATAACAAagatcaatctttagaagaaagTACAGCCTTTATGCATTGGCATTCTACTATTTATTATATGTGATCATTCAACATAAAGAATTATCAATCACATGCGTTGTCTACCCTTTTAATTTACTTCTGCAGTTTTAGGCTATGGTTAGTTTAGTTCTGCAGAATTTTAGATTATGGTTGGAGTTGTTTCTTATTTTCTGTAAAGCTTGCATCTTGTTTTGATTTAGTATTTGATTTCAGAAGAACTGGCAATCATGTTCCTGCACAAGTAGTAGGTTAGAAACATAAGAATGTAAAATTCATGTAAAACATACCAAATTTCTTATGGGAAACGGACATGTCAACAATCGACAAGGAACAAGTCTGTAGTCCTTACATGTTCCTCATTGATGTCCAAGAGAACCtattgtaacaccccggcccaaaaagcccaaagccttacaaaaaaaaaaaaaaaaaaaaaaagaatgaagaagactcccgctgggagtcttcttccacccaaatcaccggtggagaggttgaatccgaggcggattcgacctcccctacatcctataaaaccccctctccttccctctaaggtgagcaccggatttttcttttatttctctcGAATTTTTTtccgttgaagccgcggatgtcctcatcgtgttcatctcaaatacttgccggagacctcaccggagtcggaggtaagcccttctcctctttcctctcttctctcccatcCTTTCTATGGCTTCGTGCACTCCCGCCGGCCTTCGGGATCACCGAAAAATTCATGAataaaatgatcatgtttttactCTGTTTTGGCcgaactcttccctctcttttccggccaccggcgccgccggttgcggcaTCCCATTCCCGAGATCGaacccccatctccctctcttccttccctgaaaattTCGACCGTCGGCGATCGGCCAATGGCCGGAAATCAcaaagaaaggggacggatcccctgttttctgattttttttttctttgtttttgccgCCGTCCTCCTCTTCGCCGCCGACCGAACCCCATCGTcggccgttgtcggatctccggccaagccaccggagcccgagccaccgagggggggacctcacggtcctcccctgtttcagccaagggtggccgcgggaaaagaaaagaagaagaaagaagaagaagaagagaagaagaagaagaaaggaaaaagaaaaaggaaaaagaaaagaaaaaggaaaaagagaaagagaaaaataaaaataaaaaataaaataaaataaaataaaaagaagaagaaggagagaattttcctctctcctttctctctcttttctctctcctctctctaccttctctctctacattttctctctctagattctctctctagacttttctctctctttacggattttatctctctagaatctttctactctctctctctaattgcatcatgaaccctaggataaaaattgagatgaaaataagatgacctgagattgctccgaaattcgtgcggtagatctgatcccagtccgatcctattcgaaatttgtaacacttgattcatattgagtcaccctgataggacctctgatgatctcgatcatgagtgcctcatcggaaggatatgaagatttctctctctactttctctctctagaattttctctctctagaagtcttatggatcagtggaggatccagatacttaggtaaatcctaattttggttaatcctaagagagatcctagatttgtgttatcagatcgattatcggtaattttctccatatatgtgatttttatcagggttatgaagagatgattgtctgcatatgatatcgagtggaatatcttgttagagaaattcataaatcaaagaagaacattaatttctgtgtttggatcagtcaccggtaaaggtaagaatctctgtacatgatcactattatatatgtgctattttactgttggtcttgcatcgttggttttgcatcgttggatttgagatcgatgaatttgttatatctgagacactgttatttatttatgtgattttgagcatgagtatgttatatcaatacatatgtatcagcgattgatggcatgattatatgggtatgacatatttattacattgcaaaatttgaattgattaatgaagtcaaatattataatttcatgaaaatgagaagaaagagaaatatggtttggactggccttgtcatgtggaatagcttgccaggagcttatgcctgggacagcccccacaggcttatgtgtggaagaatatgatccgagaaagatcatgaagaatctgatccgagaaagatcatgaatgatttgatccgagaaagatcatggccactttgatccgagaaagatcatgaatatttcgatccgaggaagatcacagaaatcgatccgaataaaagatcgtcgcatgatcctggtagtccaaagccaaagccaaagccaaagcttaagctaaaaccaaaaagaaaggattaaagatgatgtgataatagaagaaaatagaaagataagacatgaaacaatcgttgaataaaattgtttcacttatttaacatatgatgatgcatctcttttgataaacagataatctataaatgtttgcagtattctggacagtgaacatcgacttttatgtgttattgcctatcattattttcagattatattattatattggtgtgatatggaaattcttactgggctgtaaagctcacaccccttcattttctttcttctcagagttataagatgtccatggttggctatggtatggatttgtgagtgagcggatgcatagatagagtaccgttgatacctgatcagaggattgaaggaatattaattgtaattatgcaagattttatgaattattattgaaattaattattatggatgttaaggttgtagtgatttaatttggccttgcatattctttagggcttgctctaaggagtgtgcggccatcacgtatcctacccgggtgttgggttcggggcgtgacacctATCATATTTATCGTCAATGTATCGGAAATAGGCAAGCCTCCAGGATCTGTTAAAGATTGAAATACCCAAGTACCCCGAAGTCCCACCACTAATCCTGTTCCCGTACTGAGATATGGCCATATTTTTTTGTCACCATCATCAGTTGACCAATGAACATCGGATGCTTGGTCGGTTGTACAATTTTTGGACGATGGAGATCCACAAAGTTCATCATTGCCACTGTAAATGGATGGATCATCAGGTGTTTGCAGTTGATTGCTAGAGGGTATCTGTCCTAACAAGTGGTTGTTTGATAAGTTCAATAAATCCAAGAATATCAGAGAAGAGATGCTTACAAAAACTGTGCCTGGTAAATGATTCATGGACTAGTCACAAACTTCTAGACTTCTTAAGCTACCAATCATTTCTGGAATATGTCCATGCAAAAGATTCCTTGAAAGGTTCAGAAATACTAGACCTGAAAGACTTGGTACAGCTTTATAGGGATCTCATGATAAAGAGAATTGCTTGAAAGATCAATTCCTACAACTAATGAAGGCGTTTCTTGACAAACATGCTTTCTTCCTCTCCAGCTTAATAAAACGTTGTCCCTGTAAGATGAAAGTTCCTCTTGGGTGCCTTTTGGCATCGGTTTCATCCTAGCCATAGCGTTAAGATTGCCCAAACTCTATGGGATATTTCCTGAGATATTACTGTGTGCAAGATTTAAGAGCTGAAGTGAAGAAAGAAGTGATATCTAGGGAGGAATGCTACCACTTAGCATATTCAATCATAGAAGGAGGATGCTTAGatgaaagtttctctcctaacCATTTTGGAATATTTTCACAGATTTGGTTCTTCCTGAGGTCTAAAACGACCAATTGCTTGCTGTTGTTCAATGAAGAAGGCAATTCTCACAATCAAACTATTATTGTTCAAGTGCAGTGATTGGAGTGAAGATAGAGAACCTAGTGATCTTGGAATCGTCCCAGAAAAACCATTGCTGCTAAGATCCAAGTAAATTAGTTCACGATTTGATGGTTAAAGCTTATGATATGTCTCCAGTGAAGTGGTTGGACCCCAACCGGACTCACGCAAGTTCTAATCAGTTGTGCAAGCAAGCCGGTAGCGAGCCTGTGAAGTAGTTGTTATCTACTGTAAAGTGCTGAAGATCAGACTCGGGCAAGTCCTTTTGTTTTGCCAACCATCAACGATTGTGGCTGATGCTGGGGTTATCTCCTGGTCAGCATTGAGTCTTGCCATCAGCCGTCAAGTCAAGTTCCTCAGCCATGATAGGATAAAGAGGGGAGGGGAATCGGGTGCTCTGTtttaaaggaagaagaaagaagaaatgagggaaagaggaagaagaaaggaaacaaaaagagaaagaaagaagaaaaagaaaaacaaaaaaaagaaaagaaaaaggaaaaacaagaaagaatttctctttcttcCCCCTCTCctttctctaccttctctcttcgCTCTCTCTATGAGTGTCTCTCTTTATAactttctctctttatggatttttttcTCTAGAGATTTTATGGATGCCGGCGGAGGGTCCAGGTACATGATAGGTTTGAGTCGATGCTAGGAGGTGTCTTAGACTAGGTTGTAAGATTTGCAGTCCAAGATTAGCATCAGACAACCATCTATCttgatttttctataatttttttattagggGTCTTTTATGTTATAATAGATTTGATGATGAAGATTGGCTCTGTAGATGAGCAATTGTCAGGACAAGATGGTGTTGAGTCGAATATTTTATCCTGGGTTCATAAGTCAATGAATTCATCATTTACTATGTTTAAGTCAATCACTGATAGAAATCGGGTTCTTCTACATGGTCATCTATATGATTATGTAAAATAACATAGAGATGCACCTATATGATTGtcgtatattttatatacatgttGGTATGAGTATTATGCATTGTTAATGACTAATTGATGCTTAATTATAAATATCGTGTTGTGTAATGAAAAATATGATCTAACATAATGGATGGGGTGGCCGGCATCTAGATTAGTCAATCATGCAACAAATATGGTGTATATACTAAGACAGTTTTGGATCGAGATGCAGCATTATTTTGGCCTGCCATGGTTGGAGTCTGACTGTAACTAATCTAATGCTGAAAATTATATTATGACTTTAATAACATGGATAGAGCATGGTCAGTGTCTGGACTAATTGGCCATGCAAAAAATGTAGTGTGTGTTGGTCAGCTGTAGGCTGAGATATTTTACCTTGCCATGGGCTAGAGTATGATTAtgattaaatataatattgaagtcAAATGAAGATGATGAATTGTCTAATTGAAGGATATTTAGATTAGCTGGTATGTGTGAAACATGATGTTTGTGATGTCAGCTGCAAGTTGAGATATGGTTGCTAGCCACAGATAGAAATGTGGTGTGTATTTGGCCTATTATAGATTGGAGTGCGAGTGAATTTAGTCCAGTGCCAGAATAATAATATTGTTCGAATCAGAACTATGTTAATCATTAAATGATAAGCTATCTcattgaattattgttgaatagAATTATTAATTGAtgatatgtgatatgtttaataaAATTATACGTGATGATATTATTCAACTATTAAATAGATGATGTAtgaatcttattatttttctatcagttatatatattttttaaaagatatttcatattcaTGCTGGTGTGTGTGGAGGATTCTTACTGGATTATAAAGCTcacaatcatttttttttcagaGTAGTAGGATACTCATGATTGATTTAAGATTGAGATCTCGAATTGAAAGAAATGATTAGATAGAGCATCAACAATAACAGTAGGATGATCAAGTTCTATATATTGTATATAGGATTGCAAATGGGCTCGAACCGACCCAATGGGCTTCGGGTCGGTCTGACTATGGGTCGGGTTTCGGACCAGCCCCGAACAAAATCAGAAAGAGTTTGGGCTCAAAAATTTAGCCCATTTCATTTTTCGGACCGGGCTCGGGCCTACCATTGGTTCGGCCTAGACCCGAGCCCAATTGTAGCCCGACTATAGGCTATTGTTCTTCACTTCTTAATCTTTCATAActctgttcttctttctttttgaggAGGTACATCATTGGATGCACTTCGTCGGGTGGTGAAGCTCTGGAGGGGGATCGAGAAAGGCACGATGGACTGGAGAGAGGCACCTAGGGGCGGCAGTTTCTCCGAGAGGCTTCGTCGGAAGAGGGATAGCTTCCAGAGCCTCCTTGAGATATTTGGATCTTCTTCTTCATGAGCGGGCCAGAGAAAGGCAAACGACATCGAGCGAGCCTGAGAATGCCTGCCGTTCGATCGGCCTGgagaggaagaaatctccatcaagtGGCCTCGATGCGGGCCTTCGCTGCCGTCGGAGAGCTGGAGGGGGGTAGCGGAAAAGGATTGAGCTCCGAAAGCTGGTGACTTGTGATTGGACGGCGATGCCGATTATCGGGAGGGGGTGGAGTTGGTAGAGATGGAGGCGTCGGAGATGGTCTCGAAGGCAGTCTCGGCTGCGGCAGTGGAGGATGAggtggaggagagggagagggcacGCATGGGATCAGGCCAGTCCAAATGGTTTTGGGCTGGGCTTGGGGTGGGATTTTTACACATTCATTGGGCCTAAGCCCAGCCTGAagcccaaaaataatttttggactGGGCTCGGGTATACTTGGCTCAGCTCGGCCTAGTTCTACTCCTAATTGTATAAGGTTCGATATTTGTTAATGTGGAATATTTGTTAAGAATTGAGATCACCTTGAGATTGTAATGAATTTTAAGATGTATATTCTTTAGAGTCTTGTCTCAGAGAATGTGCGAGTATCGCATCCTTGATCCATTTGTTGGGTTCAGAGCATGACAATAGGTGGTTGTTGAAGACTGATACATAGTCAAGCTGAGTCCGgtagctcccttccaattggttgATGTCCATATCTAGGATAGTCCATGCCGTCATGTTTTTGATCTCTGCTGGGATTTTGCCGTTTAGGTTGTTGTAGAAGAGGTGCAAGGTAGTAAGCTGTGCGAGGCTTCATATTGTTCTAGGGATTGAACTTGTGATTGAATTTACCGATTGATCCAATTGCTACAAGTCAGCCAACCTCCTAATCTCTGGCAGGATTGGACCTCATAGCTTGTTGGAGGAGAGGAATAGGATTTGCAGCTTCATGGCCAATCCAATCTCCGTACGGTGGGCTTTGACCGGTGAACTTATTTTGTGTCTAAAAGAAAATAAGCTCCGTCCAATTTGTGAAGTACTCCGGGAGAACTCACCAGAGAGCGAATTGCTCGAGATTCCGAACTCCCTCAGTTTGGTTAGCTCCAAGAAGGATTGTGGTGGTCAACTTGTGAGTGGATTTAGGGACAGCTCAAGGGAGGTGAGCTTTGTATGGAGGCCAAGCTCAGAAGGAATGGTGGAGTTCAATCCTGTTACCTTGATATCGATGTGCCCAAGCATACGGAGCTATCCTAGAGGAGGGATGAGTCCAAGTGAATTGTTATATAGTTCGAGTATTTGAAGGCCAGAGAGGGACTTGAGGATAGGTTCTTTTCTTGTGGGCAATGATAAGAAAAACTTTGGACATCTTAAATTTAGGATTAATAGATTGATAATCTTTGGTCGGGCTTGGATTTGAAATGTGTTGGCATAGATATCCTTCTGCTAACTTCGGCATTATTTTTCTACCTACTTGAAGGGCCTTTAGGTTTTCATATGATAAAGGTATAATCATTAGAACATGAGGGAAGTTTAGAGAAGAAAGAAGGCAATGGATGATGAAGAGCAATTCATGCTCATCTCATTTTCTATTCTTGATAAGAGTCGATTAGATCGATTATGATTTCTATATAAAATTGATCTAGAGTAATTAATTGCACAGGtaaagaattatgatattttaatccaAAGTTCGGAGGTTATTATTTATTtgaaagagatcaagagaagatgaTATGTATTATGGATGGAAAGAATGTAGTCTTGAAATGCTAAATAATTCTTTACATCAAGATCTAGTGAAGCAAGCACTTTAAGAGGAAGACTATGTAAGAGCAAGCAAGTAATGTGCACCGAGCACATTCAAAGTGTGAAACTTCGGATATGTTAATTTTGATCTATGACCTATGGGATAGTGCGTGCTTGGCATGTGctgaaggagaagaagactcccaattgGAGTCTTCTTCCCTCCCCAACTCTGATTGAACTTAGACAGCATAGGGCATCCAAATTTGGACTAAACTTGGGATCTTAGCCATAAATGGCAGATCCATTCCTCCTTCGACTCTATTAAGATCCCATGAGATTGCTGCCAGTTCCAAGATCTTTTGTCAAGTTTTCCTGGGTTTTCCATCACAAACAGATCACTAGATTTCTATTTTGGTTATGCCGGACTTAGGCAAAGAACTCAAGgtctttttctattttcttttcccGATTTAATGGCTGTCATTACACCTCGTTTGGGTGGGTGAGTCATCAGAACCCATGTATGAAATAGGGGCCCCTATTTCGGGTTCTTTTCCCTATTATGCCATCCACTGTTGCCAGCTGTAGGCTGTTGGTTTGGTCTAGTCTTCCTTGCTCCCTTGGGTGCTCTGAGGCCTCACATGAGGCAATGGTTGCCGGACAAAGAATCGATCATGATGGAAAAGAAAGGAGAGAGCCGTTGACAAACAGAAGTATAAacagaagaagaatagaaaagaTGGTGAAGACGAAGATTTCAGAGGAAGAAGGGATACTTCTTTAGGACCAAACGggccctttttattaattttcatgggctcaatttaggaattatacaaatatattttcctctaattagacgattacattcctaatcagagggattcaatttaagaattatacaaatatattttcctctaattagacgattgcattcctaatcagagggattcaatttaggaattatacaaatatatttccctctaattagatgattgcattcctaatcagagggatctacagctcatttcaacactCTCCCTCAAGATGGGTTATAGATATCATAAAGACCCATCTTGTCACGAATAAATGAAAAAGAAGGCATACTAAGACCTTTGGTCAAAATGTCTGCTAGTTGACTAGCAGATCGCACATAAGGCATACAAATGATTATGGCATCAagctttttcttgataaaatatcgatcgatctcgatgtgcttcgtccgatcatgctgtactagattattagcaatattgattGCTGCCTTGTTGTCACAATATAGCATAAGGGGCGATGACTGATAAAGACCTAGATCCAATAACAAGATCTGCAACCATAAAATTTTGCACACGCCATGTGCCATAGCTCGATACTCTGCTTCAGCAGTAGATCGAGCAACTACATTCTGTTTCTTACTTCGTCAAGTGACTAGATTACCTCCAATAAAAGTACAGTAACCTGAGGTAGAATGATGGTCATCAAGTGATCCAGCCCAATCAGCATCTGTATAACACTCCACCCGTAGGTTGCCATGATTAGAATAAAGTAAACCACGACCAGGACAGCTTTTGAGGTAACAAAGTATTCGTGTCACAGCATCCATATGAACTGAACGTGGATCATACATAAACTGACTTACCACACTAACGGCGAATGTAATATCAGGCCGTGTATGAGATAGATAAATCAAACGTCCTACCAATCGTTGATAACGTTTTCGATCAATAGGGACACCGATATCAGCTACTAGTCGATGATTTTGTTCAATAGGAGTAGCAATAGGTCGACATCCCAACATACCGACTTCTGTAAGaagatctagaatatattttctttggGAGAGAAAAATTCTTTTTGAAGAACGAGCAACTTCTATCCCAAGAAAATATCAAAGATGTCCAAGATCCTTCACCTCAAATGCCTGTGCCAACTGAGCCTTCAAATGAGCTATCTCCTCAGAATCATTTTCTGTGaccacaatatcatcaacatagacaatCAAAACAGCAATCTTATCCTTGTTGTGCCGAAAGAAGAGTGTGTGATCTGCATTGCTCTGTTTATATCCTATCTGAATGATTGCTTGTCGGAAGCGATCGAACCAAGCATGAGGTGACTGCTTTAAACCATAAAGAGATCGTCGTAACTGGCATACTTTGCCCACTATTTGAGTAGTAGCAAATCCTGAAGGAACATCCATATATACTTCCTcctgaagttctccatgaagaaaagcGTTCTTTACATCGAGCTGGAACAGATCCCATCCGAAATTTGCAGCACATGATATAAGGGTTCTAACAGAGTTCATTTTTGCAAtaggtgcaaaagtttcatcatagtcgatGCCATAAGTCTGTGTATATCCTTTTGCTACCAAGCGAGCTTTGTACCGTTCAACAGTACCCTCAGGTGTCTGTTTAACTGTAAAAATTCATTTGCATCCCACAGTTTGTTTACcagctggcaaaggtacaagttttcatatattatttttttctagtgcTTGCATTTCTTCAAGCATGGCGGCTTTCCACTTGAATTTTTTCTTAGCAACCTTCCAGTTCTCGGGTATGGAGACAGAGGACAAAGAAGCTATAAAACTCTaataagatggagagagagactcaTAGGATACAAAGTTAGTGATGTCATGTTTGTACCCTACTCCATCCTTAAGTCGAGTAGGAATACCAGCATGACGAGTAGGTTTCCGTAAAGCAATAGGAACATTTAGATCAtcattatctaatataaaatggATGGGAGTAGGAATACCAGCATGACGAGTAGGTTTCCGTAAAGCAATAGGAACATTCATAGAAAACATCAAACATCTTGTCACTTCAAGAAGgtgtctattctttctttcagcaactccattttgagcTGGTGTGTCAACACACGTCGTTTGATGTATAATTCTATTATTATGTATATACTCCTCACATTCTTTATTAAGATATTCTGTCCCATTGTCAGAGCGAAAAATCTTAAGAGTTGCTCCATATTGAGTACCAATCATTTTATGAAAATCTCTAAATAACTGAAATActtcattcttattttttaatagataaacccaagtgcaacgactaaaacaatcaataaaagtGACGAACCACCGATGACCAGAAATAGCGGTGGTCCCACAGggtccccatacatcagaatGAACTACCTCAAACATTGCTTTACTACGTCGGCCTGAGTTTGGATAAGTACTTCTAGTGTGTTTAGCTAGTTCACAGGCATCACATACAAGCTTCTCTTTATATGTTTCAAAAACAGTTGGAAATATACGAGCTAAGAGAGTAAATGAAAGATGACCAAGCCTGCGGTATTGGAGCAACAGATCTTCCTTTTGTGAAGATGAAATAGTCAAACTGGTTTCTGAGTAACCTTCAGACACTCCTCCCTCCAAATAGTAGAGCCCATTATGCATTATGCTAGTCCCAAGTTTTCTCCCTGTCTTTGGTTCCTGAAAGACACAATGTGTTTTAAAAAAAGTTACGGCACAATCAAGATCATTTGTAATAGCACTAA from Elaeis guineensis isolate ETL-2024a chromosome 4, EG11, whole genome shotgun sequence includes these protein-coding regions:
- the LOC140857229 gene encoding uncharacterized protein, which encodes MSSSMNTAIRSALMVQPNTLGSSSPNSAQETQPRPRGVKICDHCHKPGHIKAYCYELHGRPNRGRGRGGGHFGRDRGQYNQAHFSSMGDLSVEEMQLLKKFRSGVNISESNTSTEDSSNQPASSQDNFAQIGISDQIHALNCSNFSPWVVDSGASNHMTGSFRDFVSYIPCSGRDKEPKTGRKLGTSIMHNGLYYLEGGVSEGYSETSLTISSSQKEDLLLQYRRLGHLSFTLLARIFPTVFETYKEKLVCDACELAKHTRSTYPNSGRRSKAMFELFRDFHKMIGTQYGATLKIFRSDNGTEYLNKECEEYIHNNRIIHQTTCVDTPAQNGVAERKNRHLLEVTRCLMFSMNVPIALRKPTRHAGIPTPIHFILDNDDLNVPIALRKPTRHAVKQTPEGTVERYKARLVAKGYTQTYGIDYDETFAPIAKMNSVRTLISCAANFGWDLFQLDVKNAFLHGELQEEVYMDVPSGFATTQIVGKVCQLRRSLYGLKQSPHAWFDRFRQAIIQIGYKQSNADHTLFFRHNKDKIAVLIVYVDDIVVTENDSEEIAHLKAQLAQAFEVKDLGHL